ACTCGCCGATTTCGGGGCTTGGTCTGCGCACGCAAGCGACACGCGTGTCGCGTCGGCGCGGCGCCGACAAGCGAACCGCACAGGGATTGAGCGTCGAGACGCCCGCGCACTACAGGCCCCCCGTGCTTAGCAAAAGCGACGCGCGCGGCGCTTTTGTTTTGTGCCGTTACGGAAGTCCGGGATCAAAACGAGTCCCAGATGCTAAACAAAAGCGACACGCGCGTGTCGCTTTTGTTTTGCGCGCCGTGTTCCGCGTGACAGCGTACGCTGGGCACCTGTATCTCCTTAAAGCATTTAACCGTAAAGGTTTACAGTGGAACGCACGCGGACTCCGCGCCGCGGCGCGGATCCTCCCAGCCGTCTTGACATCTCAGACACCCAGAACGATAATTAGCTAGTTGTCTAATTATCTAACAACGCCGGAATACCGTGAGCAACGACATCTTCAAAGCGCTGGCCGACCCCACGCGTCGCGAGATTCTGCGTTTGCTTGGGCAGGGAGAGCAGAGCGCGGGCGAACTCGCCGAGCGGTTCGATATGACCAAGCCCTCGATGTCGCACCATTTTTCGGTGCTCAAACAGGCCGACCTGATTCGCAGCCGGCGCGACGGCCAGCAGATTTTCTACTCGCTCAATACGACCGTGCTTGAGGACGTGCTCACTTGGTTGTGGGACGTTTTCGGCCGTGACGGCGAGCCAGCAAAACGGAGTAAATCGTCATGACGCGCATCTATTTGTGGTTCTCCATCGGGCTGACGTTGGCCGCCTGGGCTGCCGCGTTGATTGCCTATCCCTCGCTCCCCCAGCAGGTGCCCACGCACTGGAACATCCGCGGCCAGGTCGATGGCTACGGCGACAAGAGTTGGGCGACGTTTCTCACGCCGGCGGTCATGTTGGGCCTGTTGGTACTATTCCGGCTTCTTCCCTGGCTGTCGCCCAGGCCGTTCACGCTCGATACCTTCCGCGGCACCTATGAATTTGTCGTCGTGCTGGTCATGGCGCTGATGGCCTACATCCAGGCCTTGATGCTGTGGGCAGCCTATGCGGGACCGATCGACGTGGGCCGAGCGCTCGTCGGCGGTTTGTGCCTTTTCTTCGCGCTGATTGGCAATGTGCTCGGCAAGGTGCGGCGGAACTTTTTTGTCGGCGTGCGGACTCCCTGGACCTTGGCCAGCGAGCGAGTGTGGATCGACACCCATCGTCTGGCTGCCCGGTTGTTCGTCGTCGCCGGGCTGGCAGGTTTCGTGCTTTGTTTGGCGCTCGGTGGCCCCGTGGCGTTCGCGGGCACGTTAGCGCTCATTATGATTGCGGCTTTTGCACCCGCCCTTTATTCACTGGTCCATTACAAACGGCTCGAGCGGCAAGGGCTCGTGTAACGAGCGTCAACTCTCGTTGTTCTACACAAGTCCGAGGTCGCGTCGCGCCCGTTGCGTTTCCCAGTCCCGTAGGGACGTTAGAGTTTAGCCGTGGGCGCGAGCCCACGGAAGAGGGACGCCAACGATCCGCGCAGCCGCGTAGCGGCGACAGAGCGCGTGGTGCGATACCTCTGTCGCCGCTACGCGGCTTGCCTAATCTACCGCATCGGTACTGCCAGGGCCTTTGCTGCCGCCTTCAGGTCGGCAAACAGTTCATCGCGCATCTGGTGCCGGCGCGCTTCGTCCGGTGCCCTCAGCACCGCCGAGGGATGATAGGTGGCCATGATCCAACTGGCCAGCTCGCTGGGCAACAGCTCGCCTCGTTGTTTGGTGATGCGGAAGGCCCGACCCAACAGTGCTTGCGCCGCCGTCGCGCCCAGGCAGACGATACCCTGCGGCTCAATCGCTTCGAACTCGGCCGATAGCCACGGCCGGCACGCCGCGATTTCGCGCGAGTTGGGCTTGGAGTGCAGCCGTCGCTTGCCGCGAGGCGTCCACTTGAAGTGCTTGACGGCATTGGTCACATAGACCGCGCCCCGATCGACGCCCGCCGCGATCAGTCCTTCGTCGAGCAGTCGCCCCGCCGGCCCGACAAACGGGTGCCCCTCGATGTCCTCGCGGTCGCCCGGCTGCTCGCCAACGAACACAATTTTGGCGTGCGCCGAACCTTGGCCAAAAACGGTTTGCGTGGCGTTGCGATACAACTCGCAACCCTGGCAATCGTGCGCCGCACGGGCCAGTGCCGCCAACGTTTTGCTCGCCGGCAGAAAATCCGCCGCGGAACGGGTCGCGATTGGTCGTGCGGTCATGGCATCGTTAGCGGGTCTTCACCTGCCGGCGCTGGCTGGCAATCCAATCTTTGCCAAAGGCCGAGCTCAGGTCGGACAGGGCCCGATCGATTTTGGAGGGCGAGGGATGTCCCGCTTGTTCGCAGGCCACGCCTTGCTCGGCAAGCTGCTTGGTCTTGCCCTCCCATTTGCCCGACGAAAGGCCGTAGGCCAGCGCCGACAAGTACCAGACCCGCGCGTCGTTCGGCCGCTCGCGCTGCAAGCGGCGAAGCACCTCGTAAGACTGCGAATAGTGGCCTTCGCGCAACAGCCCGGCGGCGAGTTTCAACGTGGCCTCGTCGGCCGGATCGGCATCGGCCGCACTCAGATCGGCATCGCTGGATTCGGAAGCCGACGGCGCCAGATCGCTGGCAATGGGCATCTCGCTGCCCGACACACGCTCGTTGAGCATCTTGAACTCTTCTTTCAGGTCCGCCACCGTCTGCTCGAGCCGACTGAACTTGGAGGGCAACCTGGCCACCTCGTCGACCTCGCGCTCCAGGTCGGTCATTTTTCTTTGCAGCGTGTGTACCACGGGCGGCGTCTTATCTTCGTTCGTGGTCAGTTGGTCGATGCGGCCTCCAAGCAGGTCGAGCCGATGCGCAAGGTGCTCCAGCTCTTTCTTGAACGTGTCGGCGTCTTTGGCCGAATTGAAACCGGGGATCTCCGATGCGGAAGCTCCACCTTCGTTGCCGCCGGAGCTCTTACTCTTGTCGCCGCCCGATTTGCCACCGCTCTTGCCACCCTTGTCTCCCTTGTCTCCCTTGTCGCTTTTGTCGGACGATTTGTCCTGCTTATCGGATTTCGAGGAACCGAAAAAGGCAGAGTATCCCCAGGCGCCGCCCACGCCGCAGACGAGTGCCAATATGGCAGTCATGATCAGCGTCTTCCAGTTGAGCTGGCTACCGGCCTGTTGGTGATTCCTTTTCTTCGTACGCCGCCGCCGGTCGTCGTCTCGCTGGTCGTCCTGATTGCGGCCGCGCGGGCGATCGTCTTTTCCGTTTCGATCTTTGTGGCCCTGCACTTCTTGCTTGCTCTGGCCTTTGCCTTGTTTGTCGTTGTCGTCCTGTTTCGAGTCGTCGTCTTTCTTGTCCTGTTCGCCGTCCTGCTTCTTTTGCCCCCGGTCACCCTTTTTCTGCTGACTGCCTTGTTCTCTGACAACGTCGCCGCCGCTCTCGACGCGATCGTCGGGCGGTAGCGGCGGGAGGTGCGAGGTCTGGTAGCTCACCACCTGCTCCGGAGGCACGCGCAGCTCGGCCGGCGAACTGACCGCGGGATCATTGGTGTTCACCGACGTAGCGCCGGGTTGGCCGCCTTTGCGGTCATTCGCTTCTCCACCTTTGTTCGGCTCTCCTTGCCGTCCGCGCGCCGGCTTCCCTTCCGACTGCGATCGTCCTTTCTCCTTGTCGCCTGACATATCGTCCCCTTTCATGGTCAAAACGACCTACCCTAGTGCAAATCTTAAGCCTGAAAGCCGTCGAACCTAAAAGTATGATCGCGGCAAAGCTGTGGCGTTGAAATGGCATCGAATCTGACACCGTGGTCGCGGGGCGGGCATGTCGTTCTCATTTTTCGCGGGACTTTTCCGGTGCCGGAAACACGGCGCGACAATTGCAGTAAACCGCCGCGGAACGGAACTCAGGCCGTTACGTTGAACCGCGCGAACCGCCTTTTGGGACGATCTTTTCGAGGGCGACGATCTTGGCCTCTTTTGTTGAACGGAACGACCCGCGCCGCGTGCCGTCGAACGGCACGCCGGCTTCTT
This window of the Pirellulales bacterium genome carries:
- a CDS encoding DUF1648 domain-containing protein — encoded protein: MTRIYLWFSIGLTLAAWAAALIAYPSLPQQVPTHWNIRGQVDGYGDKSWATFLTPAVMLGLLVLFRLLPWLSPRPFTLDTFRGTYEFVVVLVMALMAYIQALMLWAAYAGPIDVGRALVGGLCLFFALIGNVLGKVRRNFFVGVRTPWTLASERVWIDTHRLAARLFVVAGLAGFVLCLALGGPVAFAGTLALIMIAAFAPALYSLVHYKRLERQGLV
- a CDS encoding UdgX family uracil-DNA binding protein (This protein belongs to the uracil DNA glycosylase superfamily, members of which act in excision repair of DNA. However, it belongs more specifically to UdgX branch, whose founding member was found to bind uracil in DNA (where it does not belong), without cleaving it, appears to promote DNA repair by a pathway involving RecA, rather than base excision.), which produces MTARPIATRSAADFLPASKTLAALARAAHDCQGCELYRNATQTVFGQGSAHAKIVFVGEQPGDREDIEGHPFVGPAGRLLDEGLIAAGVDRGAVYVTNAVKHFKWTPRGKRRLHSKPNSREIAACRPWLSAEFEAIEPQGIVCLGATAAQALLGRAFRITKQRGELLPSELASWIMATYHPSAVLRAPDEARRHQMRDELFADLKAAAKALAVPMR
- a CDS encoding tetratricopeptide repeat protein; translated protein: MSGDKEKGRSQSEGKPARGRQGEPNKGGEANDRKGGQPGATSVNTNDPAVSSPAELRVPPEQVVSYQTSHLPPLPPDDRVESGGDVVREQGSQQKKGDRGQKKQDGEQDKKDDDSKQDDNDKQGKGQSKQEVQGHKDRNGKDDRPRGRNQDDQRDDDRRRRTKKRNHQQAGSQLNWKTLIMTAILALVCGVGGAWGYSAFFGSSKSDKQDKSSDKSDKGDKGDKGGKSGGKSGGDKSKSSGGNEGGASASEIPGFNSAKDADTFKKELEHLAHRLDLLGGRIDQLTTNEDKTPPVVHTLQRKMTDLEREVDEVARLPSKFSRLEQTVADLKEEFKMLNERVSGSEMPIASDLAPSASESSDADLSAADADPADEATLKLAAGLLREGHYSQSYEVLRRLQRERPNDARVWYLSALAYGLSSGKWEGKTKQLAEQGVACEQAGHPSPSKIDRALSDLSSAFGKDWIASQRRQVKTR
- a CDS encoding autorepressor SdpR family transcription factor, whose amino-acid sequence is MSNDIFKALADPTRREILRLLGQGEQSAGELAERFDMTKPSMSHHFSVLKQADLIRSRRDGQQIFYSLNTTVLEDVLTWLWDVFGRDGEPAKRSKSS